Below is a window of Mauremys mutica isolate MM-2020 ecotype Southern chromosome 11, ASM2049712v1, whole genome shotgun sequence DNA.
aaagcatatcttccagaaaggcggCCAGTCTTGATATGAAAACtttaagagatggagaatccaccattccTCTTGGTattttgttccaatgattaaatCTAGGTTATCAGTACGGCTtgtatcattttttttttttaaaggccataTTGCTCCAACTAAATTGAAACAGGTACTGTGGGCTGTGTGGGAGTGCTAGATCCTCCTCACTGGATTCATTTAAGTGTGATGTAGCCAAAAATCAACAGCTGTTCCAATTGCAAGAGTTTCTCTTGTGGGGTTACGAAATAAGTAAAAATTCTGTTGCTCCATATGCTAACACTAACTGCAAATATGCATGGTTAAGTCATTTGATGGCTTTGTGAGAAACGTATCTGTATGAAAGAATCAGCCATTTTATAATGTACTTTCACATGGTACTGATTACTAACAACAAGGAAAATACCAAATCAGACCCAAAAGGAAACAGTTTTGTCTCAGAATAGATCTCTGGGTTGTATGGGCCATTGGATAACACAGTAAACCTTAATTAACCACGGATCTGCACTGAAAATGGATTATTTTGAGGGGATGCAGTTTAATGAAGCATGGATCAATGACATTCTACTATTGTGCCCTGAGCAGGGCTACTCGGGGTGATGTcttatcagggccgcccagaggattcagggggcctggggcaaagcgggggagctgcggcgcttgtactcacccagcagcggtccaggtctttggcggcattttggcagcggggaggaggggggggccttcagtcgctctgcatctttggcagcactgaagcccctcccccgcccccctccaaaatgctggcagggcctggggcaaattgccccacttgccccctgctctgggtggccctgtgtcTTATTCCCTGCAGTGCAATGGAGGAGTCCCCTGGCACTCAGCAATGCACTGCGAGAGGCCTGGGAAGTTCTaactcaggggtctcaaactcaaatgaccccgagggccgcatgaggactagtgcattggcccgagggccgcatcactgacacgcccccttgctgcccctggccccacccccaatccaccccttccatgaggccccgcccctgccctgtctcttctccacctcctcccctaagcgcgcgcagttttaataaatatatacactcagtaatgcacctcactcaaaggacaaaacacgcacttagatttactgcctaaggctctgggagggagtttgggtgggggagggggtctggatgcaggctctgtgctcgatgcaggctccaggctgcggcagggggtgggggtgcaggctttgggacggagtttggggataggagggagtgcaggggtgagggctgtggggctgagggtgaggggtacatgatgcaggagggggctcagggctagggaagagggttgggctgtggggtgagggctgtggatgaggggttcatgatgcgagggggctcagggctagggaagagggttgggctgtggggtgagggctgtggatgaggggttcatgatgcgagggggctcagggctagggaagaggtttggagtgtggggtgagggctgtggatgaggggttcatgatgtgggggcgctcagggctggggcagaggattagggtgcggggggatgaggggttcatgatgtgggggcccctgcgggccgcatgtttgagacccctgatttagatagTTACTCCAGAATTTTGCCTTCTCCTGGTTTGCATCTAGTCAGTTTTCCTCTTTTGCACTGGCAAATTATCACTGACTATTTAGTACAATAGACTACTTCATAAAATCATATCTGGAAAAGCAAAACATTGGAAGCAGAGGCAAAATGACGGACATTTGCACTGCAAGGCTTTGGGATAATGCAGTCTGTTTGCCAAGAGCTTTAATGTTTACATTAAAGGAAGTTCCTAGCCAGACATTGTCAATACTGGCATGCTGCAATGAGAAGTATTCTTCCAGCTCTGCCTGTTTTGTTCTGTATTTCAGAAACCCAGTATCACAAACATGGCATCTCAGTGCAGTTTGGTAACACCAAAGCCTATCTAGTATGAACAGCATTCATCTGGCCTTATGGCTCAGTGCAGACTGAACAGGGTTACAGAATAGCTAATGCTGTGGATGGCAAGGAGCACCAGCACAATGGACtagttagaacaggggtctcaaacatgcggcccgcggagctcttccctgcggcctgcggagctccccaggggagctccgcaggggcccccaagagaaaagcggaggctcccgcctccgcccctctcctggagcctcggcgcatagagcgccgagtctccgtccgagcgcctgagccccgccccgatccgagccgcgtggggagggggcggggctgggagctctgggctgagcgctgcgctcggcgtggagctcacagccccgccccctcaccacgcggctctgagcgggacggagctcaggcctcgccggagacgcgctcaggtaagggggggggaaagcgggacccgccggggccgggcggggcggggaagggaagcgagacctgccggggccgggggagggaagcgggacccgccggggccgggccgggggaagggaagcgggacccgccggggccgggcgggggggggggggggcagggaagcgagacccgccgggccgggccgggcgggggggtgggggaggcaaccgggacccgccggggccgggccgggggaagggaagcgggacccgccgggcccgggccgggccggggggtgggggagggaagcgggacccgccggggccgggccgggggaagggaagcgggacccgccggggccgggctgggggggggggaagggaagcgagacccgccgggccgggccgggccggggggtgggggagggaagcgggacccgccggggccgggctgggggggggggaagggaagcgagacccgccggggcggggccgggccggggggcatgggcggcaggttatatacttgtgtggggcccgggccccagcaatattcagggctgggcgccctgctccagcaatagttggagctgggtctcttcccgcccccccccccctggtcctgcctggatcggccccggccaccgcaggtctccctccgccgccgcgaccctgcctggagcaggtcccagcccccgcctgccaccccccctccgccgcgttgtgttgcgtccctgcctgacagaacgcagcgcgcctctcccctgcctgctgcccggagggctcccagcagatttgctgtctgctgccgcagggtcctagtgcctgccctccgccagtactggcaaggcaggctgcccttaccctgagcctctccaaccccaaaccctcagccccagccagagccctcattccccccgcaccctaatcctctgccccagccagagccctcatccccctgcaccctaatcctctgccccagccagagccctcatccccccacaccttaatcctctgccccagccctgagcgcccccacatcatgaacccctcatccccccgcaccctaatcctctgccccagccctgagcgcccccacatcatgaacccctcaccccacactccaaacctcttccctagccctgagccccctcgcatcatgaacccctcatccacagccctcaccccacagcccaaccctcttccctagccctgagccccctcctgcatcatgtacccctcaccctcagccccacagccctcacccctgcactccctcctatccccaaactccgtcccaaagcctgcacccccaccccctgccgcagcctggagcctgcatcgagcacagagcctgcatccagaccccctcccccacccaaactccctcccagagccttaggcagtaaatctaagtgcgtgttttgtcctttgagtgaggtgcattactgagtgtatatatttattaaaactgcgcgcgcttaggggaggaggtggagaagagacagggcaggggcggggcctcatggaaggggtggattgggggtggggccaggggcagcaagggggcgtgtcagtgatgcggccctcgggccaatgcactagtcctcatgcggccctcggggtcatttgagtttgagacccctgatctaaatgaTACGGTTTACTGAGTCCTTTCTCAGgcaaacacccattgacttcagtctggGTTTGCCTCAGTAAGGACTTAGCAAAAAATGAGCAAATGCATACTTTGCTGCAGATACTTTATTTTTTAGCAATACTTAAACATCCTGCTGAATTCCCAATATACTTTATTTCCTGAAATTCTAATTGTCCCCAGTAGGATAAAGGCTGGTTAAATCTCTCAACTGATTAAGGACCTCAGGATCTAGCACTATTTGATTATTTTTTGTCAACAAAATGTATAAGGAGGGCAGGAGTTGGCCTGCAAGAATTGCTGATGAATGTCTGTAGCATCTTACCTAGATCGTTATTTTTAGTGATAGCTGCAGCTACCCTGGTTCTTGGACCTTGCTTTGTGAACTGGTATCCAAATTTGAGAATCTTGGAGTTCTCCTCAAGCATCTGGGCAATCTCCATCTCTACAGCTGTCCCCATCTGCTGCCTCTGTTGGGTGACACACagtgaaaagaaaaggaaacatcTTCTCACGAAAGAGAGAGAAGTGGTTACATTCAGTAATGTGCTACAAACTGGAGAGAGAAACCCATCTCTGGAGAACTTCCTCTGGGCTTTCTTTTTAGCATTGGTCAGTTTTGTTTTCTATTGCTTAGCAGCATGTGCTTGGGAATGAGGTGCAGAAAGTCTGATCCATAGGATTTTGCCTTGCCTCTTTGACAGATCCCAAACCTCAAGTATTATAGAAGAACATATGGAACCTACCAGAAACTAAACAAAGCAGGCACCAGTTTACTGCCCGCTCCTTACCTGGTTGTCAATTTTGATCTCCGTCAGGGTTTCATTCTCTTTTAGTGCATCAATCAGTGCCAGAATGCCAGCCCCAGTGATGAAATTGGATTCTATATTTAGACTCTTCAGGGTCTTGTTCACTTTTAACATATCTGCAAAAGCCTGAAGAGTTAGGGAAGAGGTCGTATGAGTTTGAAACTCTGAAAGCTTCAGATAACACCAAGAATCTGAATTGTGGTTAATACCTAGAAAAGCATTGCAAACAGAGTCATGGAGGAGGAGTGTATTCCTAGAACAGAGCAGGTTATAATGCCATTGTGCACAGTCACAAGAGACATCTGAAAAACAAGCCCCTCTCTAGCAGGGCAGTAACCCCGCTCCTGAcaaaaaggggttaaaagcagccctggagaggactgcagcagggaaaggctgggctgattggggaaggagccacagctggggccacgccccaatcagccCACAGCTGGCcgtataaaagggctgtgagccaggagctcaaaaggagtctctctctagctgtctgagagagaaggacctggctgcctggcagctgagacgagtacctgaggtggagcagtgctggggaagggcagagggagctggggagctccagcctgaaaaACCCCAAGGCTGCAGGCCTTGAAAAGGGCCTAtgaaaggtactggggctgcagaggggcagcccagagataggcgaAGGCAGCGGGTCCTAACCCCCCTGGCCGATGACgggtggtttacagactgcagtctgcccaggtaaacgggggctagatggtgactggcagtagccactgaggcgaggtggggatagcgggttgggggttcccctgggtggggagacccagactgtgggttactgctggggacagaaccctgatgtaaagggcaccggggtctgggaggaacatggggggccagtggcaggtcAGACACCGGCCTGGAGCTCGGGGCTGGAAGAGcaaattcccaggatgaccagcaggaggcgctgcaccgGTGAGTCATCGCCCTGCCACACTCTCCTAGAGACAAATGCAGCTTTAGTGAACAATTCTGTCTTTTCAAGCTGTGTTTCAACTTACAACAGCAACAGGGTCATTGCTTCGAGTGGCTGCGAGGCTGAACTTCTTCACGTGAGTGTTGGTTTCCAAAGCCTTGGCAAATTCTTTCAGCGTCGGAATTGGGATGTTCTACATTAAGACAAAACCCAGTAAACATGACAGCCAATCACATCACCAGACATTTATTTTGATGATAGGCTACATTAATTAACTCTGCCTCTCTGTACAACTTCTTAGCTATTCCCTGTGCTCTACAAAGCCCGTCAGGCCAGAGTACTGTAACTTGCTCAGCTTTGTGGCTGCCCTTGAAGACTGCTCAACGCCTTGAGCTAGGGCAGAATGCAGCCACCACCTTTTAAGCATGGCCGGCCAAAGTGAAAATACTGCTCTGCGCTGTTTTTCATATTCATTTCCAGGTGCAATGAAAGGTGCTGATTTATTTATAAAGTCCTAAACAGTCTGAGAACTGATGATCCTCTAGGCATCTCTTCTACCATGCACCATCCTGGAAATTAAGGCTGGTGGCAATCTCTTGCTGTCTGTCTCCACGGTTGAAGCATGGCCATAATATTCTCATTGGCAGGCCCCCATCGTCAGCATAAGCTCCCTCTTGCAATCTGACAAAGCCTGAGTTTGGCCCCACGGGCTGGAGTGTAGAATGTATCTGTTAAATCTGGCTTTTTAGCTGGGACACAAATTTGCTGCTGGCTGCGAGGAGGTCTATTAATTGGTTGCGGATTTCTTACCAGCAGGTGAGAGTAAGTGCTGAGCTGTGGTACAGCTTTGTGGTTGTACTGCTGGATCATTGGTattgcttatttttttttcaaatatatacTCATGCCCAGAAACAGTGTGATGAGGGGTGAATAACCAATCCATAAACCCTTAGTACAACAGGCACTGGCAGCTTTGGGCATGAGCCTAAGTCTTGATACGGAATTAGACACCTGGAGGTGAGATTGCTACCAAACAAACTGTACTGATAAAGAGGAGGATACAATGAATCAACTCAACATGCCGGTCCTGTTAAAAAATTACTTAGTTTTAAAACAATAGGaaacaagaaagggaaaaaaataatgagCTGCTATTTGTCACCACCTCTGAGCTCACAGCAAACACTAACAAAGCTTTATTCTATTCCTAGATCCAACCAGCCACTCTAAACTGTGCAGACAAACGCTACTTCtccagctcagggtggggggcagggcttgttCAGTGTCTTTTCATCTGTGGGCTAACTGAATGAGGCCAACAATTGTGTGGTAcccccataggtgctggaacaaggggggctgctgcacccactggcttgaagtagtttccatcagatacagggtttacagtttggttcaatgactcagcaccctcactatacaaattgtgcCAGCACCCCTGGGTGCCCCATGAGGTATCTTGCTTTACCAGCTGTTAGAGAAATGAAGGCAGAAGGGAGCCCTTGCTCGGAGTTCTAATTGGCAGCTAATTCTATGTCAGGTGTTGGTAACCCTTGGAATAACTGGGACAATTCCTGTCTGCCTCTCTTTGTCTCCTGAGTGTCCTGTTCCTCCCAAATATTGTAAATGCAGCAACATGTTGGAAAACAAAACCCCATGCTTCCAAAAAAACACTGTAAATCTTGTCATCTCAGATGAAACCTCCTGCAGCAAAGAAAATGAAGCCACAACCCCGATCCAAATACCTTTATGTTGTTCAGATTGACTTCGAGGAGGCTAGGGTCATTTGCTCTCATCCTTTGCAAACTTGCTTCCACATTGGTTGGATTAGGTGGCTCCTCGAAAATTGGCTTGACCTTTTCACCTTTGACCACATCTGAAACACAGGATCGAATCAAACATGCATCATCGGAACTAAACTGGCTTTTCCAAACTCTCACTTATGTTTGGGTTGAGGCACGCTGGATGTTGCTGTGGCGAATCTCATGTTTGTGATGAATACTTGTGAGCCATGGATCATTGTGGAGGAAGGGTTCTGGATTTCTGACGAGTGTTTTTTTGAGATGCTGATGCTTTTGTGGCCAGTAAAAAATGGTATCACATTCAGTTGTTTCTCCCACTGTTTGTTATTAGTTTGTGCAGCTATACGCAAGAAAGTGAGTGCAGCTAAAGTGCAGAGATGAATAATTATTGAGATACACTTTAGAACACTTCTTTTCTAGCAGACCCATTAACACAGCCAGATGAAGGTGACATGATGCGTATGGTATGACATTCCCTGTGCTATATACACTAGAATTAGTGTTATACACCAAATTGTGACCAGCACCGTGCTCTTTCCCCCATTCTTAGATCTCTCTGTGGGGGTCAGCTACAATCCAGTTGGGAGCACAGGCCTTCTCTTTTCTAGTGCCCTTGCAGTGCTCTTACAAAGGGTAGGAGCTAGGTAAGGGCGTGGCCACACCTCACTCCCCTCTCCACAGCTGACTTGGCATGAGGGAGGAGTATATTGCACCTCCTCCAGGCCAGGCATGGTGTAGATGATGAGCCACTATGCTTGCTAGGGTGCTGCCAGGAGGAGACTCTGGCTGCAATGTATCCCCTTTGCATTCCCTTCCAGCAAATCTAATGAACATCTATTTTCCTTGAAATTAAAACCAAACCCAAACTGTGCCCTTTGGGTGGATAGTCACCCTTTCATCCTATGAGCTACTTTGAGTTGGAGCCTGCCTTTCCTGCAGATCTTTGCCATCTCCTGGAAGTTCTGGCCCCATCAGCACAAAGGAGAGTGTATGGTAGGAAGTCTGCACCGGAGAACCTGCAGGCATAGGAAGGTTAGTTCCAGCCCCTTCTGTGCATCTGTCCTTGGGAAGGGAAGCATGTTAGCCTATGGTATGTGACCAGAGTCCTGAGCTGTATCATTAGggacaaattctgtcctcagctTTATGTGCAAAGCTCCCAATGCAGTCATTCTGAGCCAACCATGGGAATCCAGCTCTGAGGGAAGCATGTAGTCTATTGCACAGGATATAAAATAGCAATATTGAAAGGAACCCAGGGTTTATGGTCCTGCCATAAAGCCTGCAAAGGGAGATACGCTTGTGAATATATTTGGTTATATTCTGAGAAAGTGCCCCTTTCCCTCTAAACACACAGTGCTAACATCAAAGACTATGATGATGAGGCCCTTTAGCGTCCACCTCCATCTCTGACATTAGCAGCCCATCTATAAATTCAATTAGGTCTTGTAAAATTGCAACATCCGCACATTCTAAATAATAAAACTATCAAAGCATGAAAAGCAGCTTTCTGCCAGCACCGAGATTTATGAAGCCGTTGCatatccctgctccaaagcaatACAATTTTTAATGTTGGCAGCCATGTActataaaagaaaatcaatcatTCCAGGAGATGCATAAAAATCATAGCATACAACACTATTAATACCTATAATTCCCCATCTTATAATTGTGGAGATGAATAATAAGCCTTGCCCACCCAAGCTGCTACAGCCAAGAAAGGAATGTGTTACTGACCACAGCTGTGTTTAAACATGGTTATTTTGTAGTGCAGAAAGTCATGTTCTATTCAAGGGGCTTGTGTTGAAACCTGAAAGTTTACATGCACTTCCATGAGGTGCAATGGGTGACACTCATCCTGGTGCACTGGGACAGGACAAAGCCAATTCACCAATTAAATCACACCTAAGCTCTTTGTAGAACTTAAGTGTTACATAAACCTTGAACTGGATTTCACTATTTGAGCAGATTCCAGCTCTCTTTgctatagagcagtggtccccaaccttttcgtctgacGGGCGGCAGACGAAGGACCACTGCagtggtggagcacccgccgaaatgccgccgaatttcggcagcatttcggcggcaacacctctcgatgacaccgcttgccgtcgacaagcgacgtcattgagaggcgtccccgccgaaatttgGGAGCAacacctctcgatgatgtcacttgtcgacggcaagcagcgtcattgagaggcgtccccGCTGAAATTCGggagtgacgcctctcgatgacatcacttgttggcgACAAGTGTCATTATCGAGAGGcttccccgccgaaatgccgctgaaattcagcggcatttcggcgggtgctctcccgggggccaggacgcgggcgcatgaagatgcccccgtgggcgccatggcgcccgtgggcaccgcgttggggaccactgctatagagGATGTCCCAGTCCACTCCCCACAGGACCTCCCAATACCTCCATAAATACTCCAGTGGCAGCCTTCAGAGAGTTACTGATGTTGGAGATTGCTAATAAAATGCACTTGGAGAATTCACCACCCTTTGGATTCAAACTAAAAATTGCCCCAAAACATTTTTGCATATGTAGCAGCACTCTACTAAGCTGAGAGCCAAGGACCAGCCATTGAAGGACTGTTTGTTAAAGATTGTAACCCTGTCCACAGAGTAGACTTTTTACTTTACCATGTCATGAGTAGTTAGCAGTGATTTTCTCCTCCTGTTGTGctgcctgccactgcccattaatttcatcttATTTCTTTAACTAGGGAACTGTTTTGTCATGTTAACAATCAGCTCTTGAAATGTGTTCCccttttttactgaaaaattacaCTTAGCTAGGAAAAGTTATTGCTTTTGGACCAAGGAACAAAACGATCTGACAGAGCAACTTTCTGGTGTTAAATTTGTGATTGGAGCATAGTTTAGCAAACCCGCATAGTTGACGTTTTGACCCAATACAACAAAAATAGTCTCAAGTTTATGTGAATTAGTACCATAAGCAGTTGCATGTTCTGGGATAGCCTGCAATTTGCACAGATTCCCACTGGGAAGGATTGCAGAGATATCTCAATCCTGTTCTGCCTACCTCCATGCTCTCCtcttgggtagggtgaccagacagcaagtgtgaaaaattgggacaatgggtggggggtaataggtgcctatagaagaaaatgccccaaatatcgggactgtccctataaaatagggacatctagtcaccctactctTGGGTCATCTCTTCACACAGATAAGGGAGGAGATGAAAAGTCCCTGCTGACAAAAACTGCTATTGTCACAGCCCATATAAGAGGGGAGACTTCTTGTGTGGCTACCTTTCCCTGTGCACTTAGGCAAAGGCCCATCACAATCTAGTATTGAAATGCAGAGAGGGACGCAGAATTGGAACCCTGGATCTGAACATCCATGAACTCAGGATGTGCAAAGGCAttggatccaaactttgcagcttCTCCCTAAATTTGCGGACAGGCTGAGCCAAACCCCTGCAGCAAAGAACTCCAAACATTAGGGGAAGTTCAGATCTTGAGCTAAACTCTGCAGCTCAGAATCATCTCTGATGAAAAGGAATTTATAAAATTTGAAttttgtttaggtttttttttaacatctatGACTTATGATTTTTCTGCGTGCTTACACCTCCTGCAGAATGTACTTAGCCACAGAAAGAACACACAATATATCATTTAAAGTGTACTGGGTATTATTTTTAAGTCCAACAAAAAAGCCCAAGTGACAGATCAGATGCAATAATAGGGAAAGCATTATTTTCACGTACCCTCCTCACAATGCTGAATGTAGCTTGGTGGACCTGACATATTGTGAACCGTGCTAGAAACACATCAAGCATCAGGTTGTACTAACCTGGAATTGTCTCAGCTAGGGATACTACCCAGTTAGTGGCCCAcagctgtaagggcaggcaaatgtaTGTACTGTGATTGGATGAGATGCTCTGACTTGCATAATGATCACATGGTCATTTCTCAGTAGCTGTGCAGATGCCAATGCTCTACTTACTGCCTTTGGAATTCCACATCCATATGCCCCTGGATGCCTTAGCTTCCCATTCCACTCCCACACTTATTATCCTGGGCACTCCCaatcctctctgcccccactaTCTGGCAAGCCTCGATTGTGAGGAAAGCTGAGCTCCCTGCTAGAGTGATTTATTTGTGTAGCACACTGTCGATAGtatgaatttttaatttaaattatatttaatttaaGAGCTCCTCCTTATGATTAATGATGTTGGGTTAATCAAGGATTGGTCCAGTGATATTAAACTTATTAGACCAACAAGCCCCAACATGTATATAACTACCTAAGAACACAAGCAGACTGCAGAGGAAATCTGTTTACTTACTTCTCACACTTCCTTTTCCATCTTTACTGCTGGTTCCTTCTTCATCAAACTGTGGGTTGTTGACCATGTTGT
It encodes the following:
- the LOC123343821 gene encoding tropomodulin-2 → MSLPFRKELEKYKNINEDEILSKLSEEELKQLEHVLDDLDPENALLPAGFRQKDQTNKAATGPFDRDRLLSYLEKQALEHKDREDFVPFTGEKKGKIFIPKEKPIETHTEEKVTLEPELEEALAGASDTELYDLAAVLGVHNMVNNPQFDEEGTSSKDGKGSVRNVVKGEKVKPIFEEPPNPTNVEASLQRMRANDPSLLEVNLNNIKNIPIPTLKEFAKALETNTHVKKFSLAATRSNDPVAVAFADMLKVNKTLKSLNIESNFITGAGILALIDALKENETLTEIKIDNQRQQMGTAVEMEIAQMLEENSKILKFGYQFTKQGPRTRVAAAITKNNDLVRKKRVEADRQ